A single window of Trueperaceae bacterium DNA harbors:
- the glgP gene encoding alpha-glucan family phosphorylase, with protein MNILGRLTVLPDLPRQIDRLSELARNLSWTWNAGLQSLFASLDPQLWEATGHNPVLLLQWIDQERLEAAAADGEFLARYREAVESLGGEGHRNWYSGEHGTGDLYAYFCAEYGWHESVQLYSGGLGVLAGDHTKAASELGVPLVGVGLWYTEGYFHQRVAEGGEQQAVFEEQDPAQLPLRRALDANGEEARVSVTIFEREVEVRAWLAQVGAVNVYLLDVDLPQNDPEDRALLKRLYGGDQNTRIAQEMLLGIGGVRMLRALGIAPTAWHMNEGHSAFMVLERCRELVSQGLTFEQAREAVAANTLFTVHTPVAAGNDAFPFDLVERSFGGFWKSLGLSAPAFMDLAKADHGWGEVFSMPALALRFTSGRNGVAELHGETSRLIWNDLWPGVPIEETPIGSVTNGVHAATWMAPEIAGLATELLGDGWRDRIDDEEQWRAFGELDTARLWQVRKGLKLESVRFLRQRLQRQLDRQQATMSAHHDADELFDPEALTIGFARRFATYKRATLIFHDLDRLARLLADPQRPVQLVFAGKAHPADKPGQELIANIHRLSHDDRFRGRILFVEDYDMAVGRALTRGVDVWLNNPRRPLEASGTSGQKAAMNGVLNLSILDGWWPEGYNGDNGWAFGSEREYEDASKADAADADALYDLLEREVVPLYYRRDANGVPRSWMERSRAAIASITPRFNAQRMVKDYVRLYYAPASERGRTMSQDGHAGAKELAAWRAAVAKQWPSIYLSAKPQDDAWLKSGEEMNLEVMLHPGELEGVEIRVEAVYSQEDDALREGLQRVPMHCAESYPDGGRLYRATFRPTLTGPLVYGVRAYPVHELLANPFDARAIRWA; from the coding sequence TCTCGAAGCGGCGGCGGCCGACGGGGAGTTCCTCGCCCGGTACCGCGAGGCCGTGGAATCGCTGGGCGGTGAAGGCCACCGGAACTGGTACTCAGGCGAGCACGGCACAGGGGACCTCTACGCCTACTTCTGCGCCGAGTACGGCTGGCACGAGTCGGTGCAGCTCTACTCGGGCGGCCTCGGGGTGCTGGCCGGAGACCACACCAAGGCGGCATCCGAACTGGGCGTTCCGCTGGTGGGCGTGGGCCTCTGGTACACCGAGGGCTACTTCCACCAGCGGGTTGCCGAGGGCGGCGAACAGCAGGCGGTCTTCGAGGAACAGGATCCGGCTCAGCTGCCGCTTCGCCGGGCGTTGGACGCCAACGGCGAGGAGGCACGGGTAAGCGTCACGATCTTCGAGCGAGAGGTCGAGGTGCGCGCCTGGCTGGCGCAGGTCGGCGCGGTGAACGTCTACCTGCTCGACGTCGACCTCCCCCAGAACGACCCCGAAGACCGCGCGCTCCTGAAGCGGCTGTACGGCGGCGATCAGAACACGCGGATCGCCCAGGAGATGCTGCTGGGCATCGGCGGCGTTCGGATGTTGCGGGCCCTCGGCATCGCGCCTACCGCCTGGCACATGAACGAGGGGCACAGCGCCTTCATGGTGCTCGAGCGTTGTCGCGAGCTGGTGTCGCAGGGGCTGACCTTCGAGCAGGCTCGAGAGGCTGTCGCCGCCAACACCCTCTTCACGGTTCATACCCCCGTGGCCGCCGGCAACGACGCCTTCCCGTTCGATCTCGTCGAGCGCAGCTTCGGCGGTTTCTGGAAGAGCCTAGGCCTCTCTGCCCCCGCCTTCATGGATCTGGCGAAGGCCGATCACGGTTGGGGCGAGGTGTTCAGCATGCCGGCCCTGGCGCTTCGCTTCACCTCCGGTCGCAACGGCGTGGCCGAATTGCACGGCGAGACCAGTCGGCTCATCTGGAACGACCTGTGGCCCGGGGTGCCGATAGAGGAGACGCCCATAGGATCGGTCACCAACGGAGTTCACGCGGCAACCTGGATGGCGCCCGAGATAGCCGGCCTGGCGACCGAGCTGTTGGGCGACGGTTGGCGCGATCGAATCGACGACGAGGAGCAGTGGCGAGCCTTCGGGGAGCTGGACACCGCCCGACTGTGGCAGGTCCGCAAGGGGCTCAAGCTCGAGAGCGTCCGCTTCCTGCGACAGCGGCTGCAGAGGCAACTCGATCGCCAGCAGGCGACTATGAGCGCCCATCACGACGCCGACGAGCTGTTCGACCCCGAAGCCCTCACCATCGGTTTCGCGCGGCGGTTCGCGACCTACAAGCGCGCCACCCTGATATTCCACGACCTCGACCGCCTCGCCAGGCTACTGGCAGACCCCCAGCGTCCGGTTCAACTGGTGTTCGCCGGCAAGGCCCACCCAGCGGACAAGCCTGGCCAGGAACTGATCGCCAACATCCACCGGTTGTCGCACGACGACCGCTTCCGCGGGCGCATCCTCTTCGTCGAGGATTACGACATGGCGGTGGGCCGGGCACTCACCCGCGGCGTGGACGTCTGGCTCAACAATCCGCGGCGGCCGCTCGAGGCGTCCGGCACCAGTGGGCAGAAGGCCGCCATGAACGGGGTCCTCAACCTGTCGATCCTCGATGGCTGGTGGCCGGAGGGGTACAACGGGGACAACGGCTGGGCCTTCGGATCGGAGCGCGAGTACGAGGATGCGAGCAAGGCGGATGCCGCCGACGCCGACGCCCTCTACGACCTGCTGGAGCGGGAGGTCGTGCCGCTCTACTACCGTCGCGACGCCAACGGGGTGCCGCGCAGCTGGATGGAGCGTTCGCGGGCCGCCATCGCCAGCATCACCCCGCGCTTCAACGCTCAGCGGATGGTCAAGGACTACGTCCGCCTCTACTACGCGCCGGCCTCCGAGCGCGGTCGAACGATGAGCCAGGACGGTCATGCCGGCGCCAAGGAGCTAGCTGCGTGGCGTGCCGCGGTCGCCAAGCAGTGGCCCAGCATCTATCTGAGTGCCAAGCCACAGGACGACGCCTGGCTCAAATCGGGCGAGGAGATGAACCTCGAAGTGATGCTCCACCCCGGTGAGCTCGAAGGTGTCGAGATCCGGGTCGAGGCCGTCTACAGCCAGGAGGACGACGCGCTGCGGGAGGGGTTGCAGCGAGTGCCAATGCACTGTGCCGAGAGCTATCCCGACGGGGGGCGGCTCTACCGGGCGACGTTCCGTCCGACCCTCACCGGTCCGCTGGTCTACGGGGTGCGCGCCTACCCGGTCCACGAACTGCTGGCCAACCCGTTCGACGCCCGGGCTATCCGCTGGGCCTGA